One window from the genome of Epinephelus moara isolate mb chromosome 5, YSFRI_EMoa_1.0, whole genome shotgun sequence encodes:
- the dok1a gene encoding docking protein 1 gives MDSQTKTGKVYLQPHKVGKKWKPVWLSLFPPSSSGVGRLEIQDMGGGGAGADHMPGVRRHYQPHMDRKLKVVRLSDLISVLRLPPNAEACPMDNMAAFCVETQERTMVFAAHKDDCMEWVDKLCHSTFQRGVGSDSTQLQMEENQIYASADDASEFWVQVQRTDAATRCGLKGSYWLQVGQEALLLRETQKKDIVREWPYELLRRYGKDKLALTIEAGRRCDSGPGTFTFETQQAEKIFLLIQSTIKRKTSSATSGNQNQEAEKVVTNIRAHSPLPNIRAHSPLPNIQAHSPLPKIPDMTVMAAILENKLRIQDSAAASEDSAQEELLSSPESVSAQPAPITLMPLPMVPTHDSRSGGHLGGQSEAVYADPADCIQSVSRPQPTMALYVDPACVLPLKPPGPTDSLTPSPNSSAAHPSFNINHPDSDYSEVYDKVSPVQNKKTVIQSKGKVVKKHRTHDEPIYTEPVSKKEEVSDKKESEPDPFAHLYAQVCKKSPSSDTVPPSSASSSPPTASMSTTKATDHSIDDDVIYENLGII, from the exons GTGGTGGTGCTGGAGCTGATCACATGCCTGGGGTCAGGAGACACTACCAGCCCCATATGGACAGGAAGCTGAAGGTGGTCCGACTGTCCGACCTGATCAGTGTCCTCAGACTCCCCCCAAACGCTGAGGCCTGTCCAATG GACAACATGGCAGCATTTTGTGTGGAGACACAGGAAAGAACGATGGTGTTTGCCGCACACAAAGACGACTGCATGGAGTGGGTAGACAAACTGTGTCATAGCACGTTTCAG agaGGTGTTGGCTCAGACTCTACTCAGCTTCAAATGGAGGAGAACCAGATATATGCCTCAGCAGATGACG CCTCAGAGTTCTGGGTGCAGGTTCAGAGGACTGATGCAGCGACACGTTGTGGCCTGAAGGGGTCGTACTGGCTGCAGGTCGGGCAAGAGGCGCTGCTgctgagagaaacacagaaaaaggACATTGTCAGAGAATGGCCGTACGAACTGCTGAGACGATATGGAAAAGATAAG CTGGCCTTAACCATCGAAGCAGGGAGACGCTGTGACTCTGGTCCGGGAACGTTCACCTTTGAGACACAGCAGGCTGAGAAGATATTCTTACTGATCCAGAGTACCATCAAACGCAAGACTTCATCTGCCACTTCAGGAAATCAAAACCAAGAGGCTGAGAAGGTTGTAACCAACATACGGGCTCACTCCCCTCTCCCCAACATACGGGCTCACTCCCCTCTCCCCAACATACAGGCCCACTCCCCTCTCCCCAAAATACCAGATATGACCGTTATGGCTGCCATTCTGGAGAACAAACTGAGGATACAGGACAGTGCCGCTGCCTCAGAAGACAGTGCACAGGAGGAGTTGCTCAGTTCACCAGAGAGTGTATCAGCGCAGCCAGCTCCTATCACCCTCATGCCTCTTCCAATGGTCCCCACACATGACAGCCGATCTGGAGGTCATCTTGGCGGCCAATCAGAAGCTGTGTATGCTGACCCAGCTGATTGCATCCAATCTGTATCAAGGCCGCAGCCGACCATGGCTCTGTATGTAGATCCCGCATGTGTTCTCCCGCTCAAACCCCCCGGCCCCACAGactctctcactccctctcctAACTCCTCTGCTGCACATCCCAGCTTTAACATCAATCACCCAGATTCAGATTACTCGGAGGTGTATGACAAAGTCAGTCCAGTCCAGAATAAAAAAACTGTCATTCAGAGCAAAGGAAAAGTCGTGAAAAAGCATCGTACACATGATGAACCCATTTATACTGAGCCTGTGAGCAAGAAGGAGGAAGTGTCTGATAAAAAAGAGAGCGAGCCAGACCCGTTCGCTCACCTATATGCTCAAGTCTGCAAAAAATCTCCATCCTCTGACACCGTCCCTCCCAGCTCCGCTTCATCTTCCCCTCCTACTGCCAGTATGAGCACAACAAAAGCCACGGACCACTCtattgatgatgatgtcatctacGAAAACCTGGGCATCATTTAA